Within Carassius carassius chromosome 8, fCarCar2.1, whole genome shotgun sequence, the genomic segment aaataaaatatatatataaagaaaaagtagggcagtaacagattttcacattaagaaaccaaagtcctctaatgaagaatacaaaaatcttgctttggaacttttcattccttttaacgtctccaaatacatcacaaattcctctttaaacgccactaaacgtggtggagttttgaaaaacatacatttatgaatgtagaatttcgtgccagaagttattattaacaaaataaaacacatattcaatgatttaggctactaaagtaagggtgggtggcttattaaaataaaataaaacaaaacatcaaggacttttgtttagattaaaaataaagagcatataggctaacctagttttaaagtaactcatatacatagatgtatctaaagatcctgaaacaggCCATACAGCAGCAGCTATATATGTTTcaagggttaggtatagaataccagaaagaacatctaatcatccgtctgtttatactacagaaatgattgtcatatttttggctcttcagtgggttgaacacattaatatacctaaagtagtcatatgttcagactcattttcagtactatcaagtttaaagattggtgaagcttctactagacaagacattttgtcagtcattttacaaagtttgttcagaatacaagcaaaacaaatatttattttgtatggatacccacacatataggtaatgaaggtaatgaaagtagtggaccagataaaaacattaaaatatcagacatcaaatttaatactccaatgagtaaattagaaataaaagggctaataaaaaaaaaaacataaaaagatacgcgtcaaattaaatggggtggtgagaataaaggacggcatttatataatattcaaagaacagttggaaatgaaaggagaattttttggggggggggtagaaaggaagatctcgccatagaattggacacattgcacttaatcagtcattatttataagatgaaatacatgtgtcttgactttctgttaaatgtgatcttcctgaaacagttgaacctattttaataaaatgtaaaagatatgacaacgaaagattacaacttacacaagcacttaatatagaaataaatcagatctcattttagaaaatgttaaataaagataCGATGCACAACTTGAGACGAAATATTTCTTTCCTGCTATATTGTTAAATGGGGATACTTTTAACTACatatgtctggtttatttactagataacacgaCACAAGTGCggcagaaggaaagtgtgtgtgtgtgtgagattgtttGTAAGTCATATTCTGCAAGCTTGTTTGTACATGTATTTGTATGTTTGGGTATATTTACGTGTATTTATACtttttgtatatttgtgtgtgtgtgtgtgtgcgtgcgtgtgtgtgtgttgaggcttGAAAAATCAAGGTTCTATTTTAGCTCCCTCTCTATTCTCTCTGTACATGCTACCTCTGGATTCTATTCTAAGAAAACATGGTGTGTCTTTTCACTTCTACGCAGATGATACTCAAATCTATCTTCCAGTTAAGAAAAACAACTCCACTGCGATCACTTCTCTTCTCCAATGTTTAGAGGAGGTTAAATTATGGCTAGCCCAAAATTTCCTCTTCTTAAACGAGGACAAGACCGAGGTAATTGTTTTCGGTCCTAATGAGAACTCTGTGTATAAGCCCTAAGCTAGAAAGTTTGTCTGTTTTTAGATCCTCACGGGTGCAGAACCTAGGTATTATTATTGACCAACACTTAAAATTTGATAGACATATCTCTTCTGGTATTGGATCCAGTTTCTATCAGCTTCGTTTACtgtctaaaattaaaaactttctcaCTCCAAAAACTCTAGAAATGGCTGTTCATGCATTTGTTACATCGCGTCTAGATTACTGCAATTCTTTATATTGCGGTTTATCCAAATCTTAAATTGCACGACTTCAGCTTGTTCAAAATGCCGCAGCCAGACTTCTTTTAAACTGtcgtaaacatgaacacatcactCCAATTCTTAGATCCCTTCACTGGTTGCCGATTTCTCagagaatagattttaaaattctcCTCTTCATTTATAAATCCCTTCATAACATAGCTCCTGtctatttatctgaacttcttcatcCCTATACTCCATATAGAAGCCTACGATCCTGTGACCAGGCTCTGTTGGTGGTCCCTCGCGTTAGGCTAAAGCGTAGAGGGGAGCGTGCATTTGCGGTGGCTGGGCCACGACTCTGGAATACCCTGCCTTTAGAAATCAGACTGGCTCCTTCCCTGTCTATTTTTAAGTCCttgctaaaaacttttttattttccttagtgTACTGACTACTGTGATACGCTAAATTTTGTAAATGGGTGGTTTTAAATTTTTGTCTGGTCTATTTTTCATGTATGTGTAATATTCTTGctcttctgtaaagcactttggtcagccgggAGGCTGTTGTAAATGCGCTAcagaaataaaattgaaattgaaattgaattgaaggTACGTGTGTTTGTATGTCCTTTTTGCATTGGTGTTTGAAAAATCATCTTgtgactaaaaataataaatgtaattgaaataaaactaacaatatcctatatataccatatatatatatatatacctctgtTTTGTTAAAACGAACATTGGATGTATGAGTGGATGGGTTTTTGGGCTGTTAAATGACACAGACCccttgaaattagttagtttcacattcgaattacaagcatttcaaaaccgtTAGATGTTTTACAtccgcttgatgtctaactgatatgcacGCGCCAGTAATCACACAGACGCCAGATGCCGTACACATTCGCGTTTCGATGCTTGAGATGACGTCTCTTTCCTGCTATATTGTTAAACCGAGtacttttaattatatatgtctggtttatttactagataacacgacacatgcttgacagaaggaaagtgtgtttgtgtgtgttaactgacatagcttgagaaattaggcttgacaaaaataaaagatctatcgacggagatagtctagatttagactagtcgtagattagagtaattaacttaataaattaaaaacaaataacgctttttcagcaatgtttttttttttttttttttgactaaaagtaaatgaaaatcgtataggcctacatcatttaaaagtaaaaatttatcttatgtttaaacggatataaagttttcactaattaaggactgatgtctatttattaaaaactacttagtttaattattttaacatacatttaaatctatttgatgctgctatcacgccttCAGGGCTAGAGAGGGGGAGGTCAGTAGGCGTGGTTTTTCCGGAGCATTGCCGAGCCTCATTCTAAGTTTTTCACCGGTGCTGTGAGGTCGAATCAACGGAGATGCgttaacactttgctgtgagatctttttttcttttgtttaaccaagttttctggtttgtatccTTGCATTACATTCGCTTCTTTGTTCAGTTTAAGGTAAGGTACACATGCTATAAAACTCTGTAACctagttttctaactggtaacaaaccttaaaagtttttaaattgtaatgctacaagctctcacagctctttcacgtgttgcttaatgaaatgtatctgatagtttttgacttgtatagtcgttttacataaatatccagtaacctagttttctttttatttaatttgttacaactttaacaacgttttatACACTTTTCCAACcgcgaaaacgatcattacattgtttccatttcgtATGCGTttgtaacctttttcttgaaatgcactgtgtatttaaaaccttaataaaaaatcttcccttataccattttcatgatttcacccTTTCCAGAGTTTAAAAAGCACATATATCCCAACACAACTCCCACCGAAATTCCTTCataggttcataagttcatatttaggtcactgggctcagtgggctgtacagggaggggagggggtgtacaaacaggtgcccagaacagatggcttttatgaccctcatcaatcaaatttttggagacaagccaCCCTTTACCCTCTCTTCTGCTCTCTGGGTCTTTTTCTGAGTTTTTATAAATGCACAGTTGCTTGCCTTTACAGACTGCATGTTTGGTGTGATACTGGAACAGTGTGCAGGAGGCTGTGTGTCCTGTGTAGAAGAGCAGGTTTGTGGTGATGGTTTTACCCCTATTGTTTAAAGTATCTTTAAACTGAGCATCTTAAAGTATCTTTAAACAGTGTCTCTGGGTTTTCCTTCTGTGTTTTGAGCTTGTGTTGTTTTTCTGCTCTTCTCAGACTTGATGTCTGGGGGGTAGGAAAAGATGTGAGCTCTTTGCTGGTGATGCCGTTTACAGGTCTTTGGTGTTGATAGTGATGCTCAGTTAATCCAATCAGAAGGTGTGAATGACTACGGCCAtcttttgctattttaaattgCTATACAGAAGCAGGAACTTTTGGTCAAGTTTGTTTGCTAAGtttattaaaaagttaataaaaaaattccaCTTTTAGTTAAATTTATCTAGACAAATtgcttttaaaagttattttagtgGAATTAGAGCTCTTGTAGTCTTACCTCCATCAACTGAAAAGTTCGGGTCGTTTTGAATTATTTGGTCCTTGTTGTTTGTTGATAGAAAGGTTATTTCAAAGAAGTTATTTTAGTTCAATCCTTTTTAAGATGGAATAATCCTTTTTGTTAAATCTGTGAAGTTTGTAAGTGTTTTTCCCCCAGTCGGGTCCACTCCAGTGTCCTTCTGTTTAGGTTCCACAAACGTTCCTTGTTTTCAAGAGATTTTCtcctaatatctttttttttttttttacagtgaacttGTGTTCATGAtcacatttttgttaattttgtgttTTAATCTCTTTGTCATTCAGCTCAGCTCCAACAATGCACTGTTAGCAGGGTAATATTTGTTGAAGTGTACATAAGACTGTAAGCCTAAAGTGTTTCAAGCGTGAGAAAAAATAatttgcagcattttactgttagttgtaagtgtaattcatgtattgtgaaactgcagctccatgctaaagcaaaataaatatgatctgcatgcttctgacttccatttttcctTACTTACACTTTtggcacgtttttttttttttgccaaaaggtCAGAAGCACTAAAAGCCTGTGAATGGTGATTTACAAGcgaaaacaacagtttaaagaacTGCAAAAGGGATTACTGCATAGAACTAAtctgtatgtgtaaaaaaaactgttgcaAATGTCTGAATGAGTTGTTCATGTGGGGCAAAAAGTTTAAGAAATAAACTGATATGTACAGCTTATATAGCTCCTTCTTTCTTTTCGATTCTCTAACTAACTGAGTTTTGCAATCACATGAGCCTCTCTCcatttactcttatctgattggttaGTGTAACTACATCAGTCCTGATTGTGTATTGTGTGGGTGGAAACTGGAAACCAGTTACAGGTTTTGCTTCTGTAAACATTCAATGAACTGCAAGCACATACTGAAAGCATGGATCAAATCATTGCTCAGGCTGAAGATTTTTGTGATTACATTGTGGAATTGGACACAATGATCTTTTGTATCTGAGCTGAGATGTTACTAGGTGCATTCTTTTGAGAATCAATTTGAGTGTGAGAAAGTTTGTGGGTTGGGCAAACCCAGAGCAACTGCACATGCAAAGTACCAATGTTGTTTTAGATTTATGGTCTATTCATGTTTGTCTGTCTTCTTAAAGACTCAGAATTATACAAGTGTGTAGTAATTTttgtaaaatctaaaataaaaccaaGCTAGAAGCTGTATATTAAGACTGAACTTTGAGTAGTGTTATTGAGCCAAATACTGTGAGATCAGAGATTTTACTACCATTTTTACCATTGATTTTCAGTACATCCTCTGAATGGGTTTAACCCTCAGGTTTGGCTACAAGCCTCTCAGTAgcatcaaaattattattaagtgCATTACAGTTTTAGATTGTGATTTCTAATGTCTCCTCTTTTATTCACAGTCGCTGGGACTTCTGCATGGCAACATAGTTTTCTAGGACtgacacatattttttttatgggtTTCCTTTGATtctctaattttttatttttttaagttttgctcAACTTCACTTTCATAAAATATTCTAGTGAGAATTGAATTATCTTTTTAGTTTATCCAAACATAATTTCTCTTAAATTCTTTGCACATGAATGTTTACTTTTCAAATGTTGCAAAGATATCGAAGTAAAGGATACAAACAAAGTGACAGGAAATGATTAATATCAGAACATTTTCTGAGGTCATTTAGATGTTGCACTGAAAAGACCCTCGACAACAGGAGAGAGGGACTACTTCTGAATTTATCTGGATTTAGTTAAAAATTTAGTCCAGCTCCGTGTTCAATCTGACTCCAATTTCACATAACCATGAGAGCTAAACCATGTTAAGTCAGCGACAGACAGAAATCTGAAGCCCCTAATAGTGTTCCTCATGGTTCATCCATTGGTGCGTCAGTATGATCTGTCCTGAATGCAGATTTGAGGAAATACCACTACACATTAATCTACATTATTAATCTACTTAAAAAATGATTTCAGAACAGATCAGAATGAGTCAAATATAACAATTCATTATGAGTCAGGCAAACTTGTATCATGCcaattaaataatgaaacaattagAAGCCAATTTAGAAAGGAGAGTGCAATTGTGAATTACATTGTAACCGCATGGCAattctacactgtaaaacatttaaGATGGTTAAATTTAGAAACGAAAGTTCACTTGCTGCTTTAAAAATGTGAGTTAACTCAACTTAAAGATACTCTGTTTCAGCTTTCAAGAAGTTAtgttttacaatgtcattgtaaaaTGGTCATTTGTTGTTTCAACTTGATGCTCTGAGTTGAAACAACTTACTATGTTACATTATCAGTTCAAGAAAACTCAAATCAGctcataatcagtgttggggaaagttacttttaaaagtaatgccttacaatattgcgtaatgtgttacattacttttgcattactttcacgttactttttaaatatgagcagggcttgattgtttttaatataagaagttctatttatagcaaatgtaaaagccctttcacaccaaaaagtgtaatgaataaacctcaggctgaaggaaaagtaaattcacgtctgtacagtagaacacaggagaagaaggtccaacactcttcagcaataaaaaaaaaaacaatgaagcacaattgttagtttatctaaagtcattttttaattattagtatggttgaactggatcattaaaggtcagcagcaaagacactgttaataaaatgggaatagatacatttgtgttatttaatatatttagttattgcaggtttgcgtcatattctgagtttgcatttcactgttttgattaattttgatgaatactaaatctgttttgttttttgtttttttgtgagtgggatgaattaatgcacattcacatttagtctagaactacagtaacatcatgttcacacagctcacacaacgcctccatacttccgatttctcccaatatgggaacaggaggcttgtcagtcaaaaaatgggaatacaaagtaactggcattacttttttgaaaaagtaactcagaaatttccttgtaaattaaaaagtaatgcgttactttactagttacttgaaaaaagtaatctgattacgtaactcgcgttacttgtaatgcattacccccaacactgctcataATAAATAGACTAGTAACTGGTCTGCTCAAAAGTGTAAAAAATTTTATTGAAACAAATTAATGCAATGTTGTACAACTTTAACACTGGTTTGAGAATACAAATTCATGTTAGGAAAACAGGTATTAAAAAGCCATTTAAGAACACAAGTGCTTAAACATCCATTTCATCAAAACATCGAAGTTTCTCTAATAATATACAGAACTAGAAGAAAGGTAGAGGAGTGGTATAAAAGAGGTATAGAAAACCTAACTGAGGGGGAATGAAAAAGGGATGAATTGGGGAAAAATGGGGAGTGGAAGGATTGTAAATGTACTCTATATAAACAAGTACGTGTAACTTTTTGAACTTTGAATGATTTGCACAATACATAGTCATTGACTGTGTTGAACAATACTCATGTAGTAAACTCTCACTAAAATCAGTAAGAACATGTCAAATTTGTCTATTTCTACTGATGCCCAAAGGTTTTTACTTATAGTAAACACTTGACCAACTTTCGGCATTTGAGGTTTCAGATAAAGAGAAAAGAACAACATtccataaacaacaacaaaaaaagaaacaagaatAATTCTGTGATGCAAGCTGTAACATACTAAAAGTTGTGGCACGCTGATGAGATGCACGCTCCAGCCCAAGCAGCGCTTCAAGCATGCCTTCAGTTGATACAATGTTTATAATGGTATATAATctcattttatatatgttttaatagcTTTTGTAGTTTGCTGTAGTGCACATTATATAATTGAGCAAATTGCATTTGTAATAGTGTTTTTAACGATTGCAAAAAAGATTTAGGgaatatttatttcacatttatgcaCTTCTGTTACTGCCAAGCAATGCTATCAGTTTATTCAGTGACTGATTTATTTCCCGTAGGCCAGCTGCCACGTCCTTAACGGCGAGAGTGAGGGCATCTTGAGTAGAGACTTCAGCTTCTTCATTTCCATCTGCTGTCTGTGGATGTTCTGTAAAAGCCGGAAGTTTTGAGTTATGATGATTACTTGAATACATTccataaaataaagattttgatTGAAGCAAATTACCGTGTTGTAATTGCTCCTGTATTATTTTGTTCAGCCACAATCATGGTACAAGTCCCTTTACTGATGTGTCTGTGATCGTATGCAgccatataaaaacaatacaggcCTAAATGTTTTGTGATTGTTCTCTATTGTTTTgtgattgtttactttttttatttaatttcaataagtgaaagtgaaaagtgacgtgacattcagccaagtatggtgacccatactcagaatttgtgctctgcatttaacccatccgaagtgcacacacacagagcagtgaacacacacacacacacacacacacactgtgaacacacacccggagcagtgggcagccatttatgctgcggcgcccggggagcagttgggggttcgatgccttgctcaagggcaccaagtcgtggtattgaaggtggagatagaactgtacatgcactcccccctcccacaattcctgccagcccgagattcgaactcacaacccttcgattgagagtccgactctctaaccattaggccacgacttcccatatcCATTAAATATCCTTGTTATTAAATCACTGTTCTTTAGGGTTTATTTTTAGGGAGTTAAAACCTAATACAGTTCGTGGTAATCTCAGGAAGGACTACATGTGTGGTTCACTCATTTAATTTCTCTTACCCTGGTTAGTCTTGATCTCATTCGCTGTAATGGTTTTGCCCTGGTGCTCCACTACACAGATGAACTTGTTGTTCTTCCACTCTTCAGGAGTAACTCTGAGTTCACTCGATCTCTGAAAGGTCCCGTCCTCATTAGGAAGAAGTTCACCAAGATCCACATCCTCATCATGATCTTGTCCATTCCTCATCCAGGAGATTGTTACATATTTGGGGTAAAAACCTGTAGCGTGACACACGACTGGAGACGAGGAAGACTTCTGCAGCAGAGACACCTGAGGAGagactgaagagagagagagagaggggggagagacagagagagagagacagagagagggagagagtgagagagagagagagagagtgagagagagagagtgagagagagagaaatagatttCAAATGTATTCCCAATCAAGACCTCTATAAACCCGCAGCACACTGGTCTTCATTCAGTTCTCTGTATAATGTCAGATAGAGGTTGAAGTGTGCTGGAACAGCTGCTGGAAAGATCTGTTTTTTATTAAGTCACTCACTTTCTATATAACCTTTTTTTCTAAACTCTCGATACtaatcgagcgcagcgttagttcagtcaggccatggaggcaaggctgtgaccagctgatgaggtcagctgtcaaatcgctccaatcaccacctctctcATATCAGACACGGGACATAAATACGTGGCACCACTGCTCTGTAAGTAAGCTCAAACGgttcgcaaccctccctccccattatcaGCGTTAGCATATTACggtgcaccttctggttgtcgtcttctttgtttcagatcactgaGGCTTTCAAGTCCCGcttggcatggacctcactgctgagagacactcatcctcaaaaccaggctacaggatagacgtcccactgcGCATTTTAAATTTCACacttttaaagacattattaagtgtcttaattgtcatgtatttccaagCTGATGATTAATGTTTAAGCTATTGTATGTtaaattattctgggagcaagaaccctgATAAGGAActataccgccaaagataaattgtgttcaataaagtcaagtaacttgccaaagtggaCCTGTCTGAACTAATGATAACTAAAACATCTAAAACAGAGCTTCTTGTCATCCTAGCTGGTCTAATTTAGCAAACAAACCCATTTTGATAGTCTTGACAGCACAGTAATGTCCTCTAGTTCAGACAGGACCCCGATAGTAAATACTACAGACTTCATTATGAGTCTCTGCTGATGTGGATTTGTGCTCTTTAACATCAGGAAGATCAGATTCAGATCAGATATATAGAAATTATAACTTTTTAGCGCACATTTGATGATAAATAAAAGGATTAATATGAGAAATgttacaaacaatgctgttctttcaatttatcaaaaatgatttttttttgtttttttgtagtcgaaaatctgaatattagaatgatttctgaaggattgtgtgactggagtaatgatactaaaaattcagctttgaaagccaactttgattgttcctaataaactgtttaactgaactcccaagtgaatattaaattttgttgtgggataattaaatgtattctaaataaactacaaacataaaattatatacatttattttgttctcacattctttcttgtaactcctccctcagagtgacaaacctgactgaatggctcattatgcggctcattatgcagctcattatgcagctcattatgcagctaattatgcgggcctttgtcttctcaggtgtaaatcacaatgatattcatgatagttgatgcctactcgcaaATGCCCTtttcaaacaaaaagtgtcttagaaaatttaaacccatctattgttttctgtgagtgagtaaacttttttttttcacatcattgTGAAGCAAAAAAtttaggctacaagctccatgtttgacagtcttgtgaacaaatgttctgtatgtgttttatggccttatttcaTTGACTacaaaatttaagtttttttactaaccacgcataaacgtTGTTTTCCCAAAAACACTCTCAGATTTtagccatgtatatgtttataagcaactgaaaaatgcacaaaagtcagggcatgtcaaaacttctccaggcccccaaaacctatgtagaaaaatgtatgtagcctacacaataatattattttaaattgtaatcctttaattttttatatttggcatcactgtgtgtttaataagcagcatgtATGCACAATGTGGACCCACCTAAACtaacatgctctttaaataacaaagaaaaaagactattttcagttttcactattttcacaatttttattttgtctattttCAGTTTTTCAAAATAGCAACACACcaacaatgtgcctgaacacagcTCCTTATCAGACCAGCACGACCCCGAGagcacaaatgggcacaaatgcttttattatttattttattatgaggcGCATTACAGTAAAATGAGAACTGGgtcgggctgaaactagcaaaaacacttgcacCGGATTAAGTCGGGTGTATGATACGGCCCATAGTGTAAACATGCAtggttatattttcatattttcactgATGGATAGGTTCTGATGTACCTGTTTTCTTCAGGCTGCTCTTTCCATACTCCAGATACTTCTTCAACCACTCGATGCACACGGTGCTGAAGTAATGTTTTTTAGCCTCAATCTCATATCTGTAATTGTTCCACTTCTGTACGGTGAAGAATCCTTGCATCACTGGAGTAATCCATCTCATCTCCGTCAGATCCAGAAGCAGAAAGTCCTCTCCATCATAACCTTCTTGACGAAACCCATTTGTTTCTCCAGTCTGATCATCAAACTCACAGCCGTACATCACCTGGACTGTGTGCACACCTGAAGAACAGAGACAGTGAATACAGTCAGAATAAACTTAATCACTTAATCACTCACTCCCTTAATGTGTCTGAGCAGATGATGacttaattgtaaaaaaatattgtgactAAACCACAACAGATATAAATCAGTGAAACAAACAGAAGGAGATCAGGAGAAGACAAACACAGACAGTCAATATCAGTGACATCACTAAGTGTGCATCACAAACAATCACTGCTCATCACTAAAGAAAACACTTTTACACTAAAGTGCTTTTAAAAGCTCAAAGTTTAAACACCTGAAatgtaactttgttttattttcagtcaaatcaatgtaatatatttctgttcaataatattttgtcttttttattttgtgactTTTTTATATCATAGTACTAACTAATATATAAGCTATAATTATGATGAATTTTTCCCATcgaaaataatgaaaaacatttatattatttcatcTCATCTAAAGCATCTCTGTTCACACATTTCACTTCTCCTCTGTTTCTGAAGCAGAACCAGGGCATTACTTAAAAAAGAAGAATTAGATTGTAAAGATTTTCAAGATAAACTTTGTCGCTTGAGAAAATGGTACTTAAATTCACATGTAGTGTGATACTTATAATAGGTACTTATGAATATTAAAGCAATAATGATGTTACATTTTTCCCAtcgaaaaaaaaatcctaatattTTCATCTCATCTAAAGCATCTATtctcacacatttttattttcagtaaaatcaatgtaatatatttttgttcaataatatttgttCTTTTGTATTTTGGGATAATTTCACAgtactaattaatatttatgcattatGATAAATTTTTTCcattggaaatattttttttctaatattttcatCTCATCTGAAGCATCTCtgctcacacatttttttttttgtgtaatataatatctttgtcctttttctttttgtattttgagagaATTTCATGGTACCAATTAATATCTAAGCTATAATTATGATCATTTTTCccatcaaaaataataaatgtttttagtaATATATTCATCTCATCTAAATCATCTCTgctcacacattttttttctcagtaaaatCAATGTAACATA encodes:
- the LOC132145013 gene encoding major histocompatibility complex class I-related gene protein-like isoform X4, yielding MRHVVLLLLGAHLVSAGKHSLRYFFSAVSGINDFPEFTIVGQVDDQQFMYFDSKIMKVVPKTAWMRQSVGADYWDRETQIGIGTHQAYKNNIQVLKERFNQTTGVHTVQVMYGCEFDDQTGETNGFRQEGYDGEDFLLLDLTEMRWITPVMQGFFTVQKWNNYRYEIEAKKHYFSTVCIEWLKKYLEYGKSSLKKTVSPQVSLLQKSSSSPVVCHATGFYPKYVTISWMRNGQDHDEDVDLGELLPNEDGTFQRSSELRVTPEEWKNNKFICVVEHQGKTITANEIKTNQEHPQTADGNEEAEVSTQDALTLAVKDVAAGLREINQSLNKLIALLGSNRSA
- the LOC132145013 gene encoding major histocompatibility complex class I-related gene protein-like isoform X2, with the protein product MRHVVLLLLGAHLVSAGKHSLRYFFSAVSGINDFPEFTIVGQVDDQQFMYFDSKIMKVVPKTAWMRQSVGADYWDRETQIGIGTHQAYKNNIQVLKERFNQTTGVHTVQVMYGCEFDDQTGETNGFRQEGYDGEDFLLLDLTEMRWITPVMQGFFTVQKWNNYRYEIEAKKHYFSTVCIEWLKKYLEYGKSSLKKTVSPQVSLLQKSSSSPVVCHATGFYPKYVTISWMRNGQDHDEDVDLGELLPNEDGTFQRSSELRVTPEEWKNNKFICVVEHQGKTITANEIKTNQGDSLPIGIIVGVAVAVAVLLLIGIAVAGYKVYQKKKGFRPVNASDDGSNRSTHSFDSVYSVHSDDQLI